A single region of the Chryseobacterium culicis genome encodes:
- a CDS encoding glycosyltransferase: MTDLGINVFGFINGEFGIAEATRLNCKAIQSAGMPISLINYDVRTNHNNNDQTFTQFSNKAEYPINLIQVSPSVSEISNFFEYFDYSFFERKYNILYMAWESETIPEDYLLNINLFDEVWTPSEYCKKCIEKYIASPVKVIPHPIDIHLKETQDPDALNFYNEDYFNFLFIFDYNSSIQRKNVLNLIKVFRETFDGKDNNAFLTVKTSKSDKFSLEKQQIKEAIGDSVKIKVVEKIFDKNALNYVISNCDSYISLHRSEGFGLTMAEAMYFGKPVIATAYSGNLEFMNSENSFLVIAEKVSYGSDDLNYDSNTIWSEPSLEKASEYLKKIYQGGEDVKVKSENARKTITHDFSLEGVGKLIRERSEELISGGKIQQSRSALIKLYADSLFLKKDLRIYKKSKPIQWIYGVKMYLRNRKQKK; encoded by the coding sequence ATGACAGATTTAGGAATTAACGTTTTTGGATTTATTAATGGTGAATTTGGTATTGCGGAAGCCACAAGGCTCAATTGTAAGGCCATACAGAGCGCAGGCATGCCTATCAGTCTGATCAACTATGATGTGAGAACCAATCATAACAATAATGACCAGACGTTTACTCAGTTTTCCAATAAAGCAGAATATCCTATTAATTTAATTCAGGTTTCACCCTCTGTTTCGGAAATTTCAAATTTCTTCGAATATTTTGACTATTCTTTTTTTGAAAGAAAATATAATATTCTTTATATGGCCTGGGAATCAGAGACTATTCCTGAGGATTACCTTCTGAATATTAATCTTTTCGATGAAGTCTGGACCCCTTCAGAATATTGTAAAAAATGTATTGAAAAATATATAGCATCTCCCGTAAAAGTAATTCCACATCCGATTGATATTCACCTGAAAGAGACGCAAGATCCTGATGCTTTGAATTTTTATAACGAAGATTACTTTAATTTTTTATTCATCTTTGATTATAACAGTTCCATACAGCGGAAGAATGTACTCAACCTGATTAAGGTTTTCAGAGAAACATTTGACGGAAAAGACAATAATGCTTTTTTAACCGTTAAAACCTCTAAATCAGATAAATTTTCTTTAGAAAAACAACAGATAAAAGAGGCAATCGGTGACTCGGTGAAGATTAAAGTAGTAGAAAAGATTTTTGATAAAAATGCACTGAACTATGTGATCAGTAACTGTGACAGCTATATTTCTCTTCACAGATCTGAAGGTTTTGGACTGACAATGGCTGAGGCCATGTATTTTGGGAAGCCTGTTATTGCTACCGCGTATTCCGGAAATCTGGAGTTTATGAATTCTGAAAACAGTTTTCTCGTAATTGCAGAAAAAGTTTCTTACGGTTCAGACGACCTTAATTATGATTCTAATACCATCTGGTCTGAACCTTCACTGGAAAAAGCTTCTGAATATCTGAAAAAAATATATCAGGGTGGGGAAGATGTCAAAGTGAAATCTGAGAATGCACGCAAAACAATCACTCATGATTTCTCTCTTGAAGGAGTAGGGAAATTGATCAGGGAAAGATCTGAAGAGCTTATTTCGGGAGGTAAAATTCAGCAAAGCAGATCTGCATTAATAAAATTATATGCCGATAGTTTATTTCTGAAAAAAGACCTTAGAATTTATAAAAAAAGCAAACCCATTCAGTGGATATATGGTGTCAAAATGTATTTAAGAAATAGAAAACAAAAGAAATAA